In Argiope bruennichi chromosome X1, qqArgBrue1.1, whole genome shotgun sequence, a single window of DNA contains:
- the LOC129959516 gene encoding glutathione S-transferase Mu 1-like, which yields MSKPIVGYWDIRGLAEPIRYLLHFKNVDFEDKRYPPGDRSTWEKVKFSLNLDFPNLPYYIDGNIRLTQSNTILRYLAGKYGLDGNTEEEKLRVSLAEQQITDFRDSFINVIYNENFEKLKPEFLPKVPAQLKLVENFLGNRKYLAGDTLTYVDFMAYDTLDFYLYLIPNVLADFPALKDYHLRIRNLPELQGYLKSSTYTRWPIFSPVAQFGGKGPEPKQE from the coding sequence ATGTCGAAGCCTATTGTGGGATACTGGGATATTCGTGGACTGGCTGAACCTATTAGATATCTTCTTCACTTCAAGAATGTAGACTTTGAAGATAAAAGGTATCCACCAGGTGATCGTTCAACTTGGGAAAAAGTCAAATTCTCTCTAAACTTGGATTTCCCTAACCTGCCCTACTACATCGATGGTAATATAAGATTGACTCAAAGCAACACCATCCTGAGGTACCTAGCTGGGAAATATGGACTTGATGGGAACACTGAAGAGGAGAAACTTCGAGTTTCTTTGGCCGAACAGCAGATAACTGATTTCCGTGACAGCTTCATCAATGTTATCTACAATGAAAACTTTGAAAAGCTAAAACCAGAATTCCTCCCTAAAGTTCCAGCACAACTGAAATTAGTTGAGAATTTCCTTGGAAACAGAAAGTACTTAGCAGGCGACACACTTACCTATGTTGATTTCATGGCTTATGATACCCTCGACTTCTATCTATATCTCATTCCTAATGTTCTTGCCGACTTCCCAGCTTTGAAAGATTATCACCTAAGGATTCGAAACTTACCAGAACTTCAAGGCTATCTCAAGTCATCAACCTATACGCGGTGGCCCATTTTCTCACCAGTGGCTCAGTTTGGAGGCAAAGGACCAGAACCTAAGCAAGAATGA
- the LOC129959517 gene encoding glutathione S-transferase Mu 1-like yields the protein MPKPILGYWEVRGLVEPIRYLLHYKNVDFEDKRYSLSDRSEWEKDKFNLNLDFPDLPYYIDDDVRMTQSNAILRYLSGKFGLDGKTEEEKIRVFLAEQQIIDLRDNLSRLTLDENFEELKPEFMARTPFQMKLFADFLGQRTFISGDTITYVDFMAYEMIDFYHYFMPKFLADFPTLRDYKERIRNLPGILRYINSPVFKRWPIYSKNAKFGTRGPEPKQL from the coding sequence ATGCCCAAACCTATTCTAGGATATTGGGAAGTCCGTGGATTGGTTGAGCCAATAAGATATCTTCTACATTACAAAAATGTAGATTTCGAAGACAAAAGATATTCATTAAGTGATCGTTCAGAATGGGAAAAGgataaatttaatctgaatttggATTTTCCAGATCTACCATATTACATAGACGATGATGTAAGAATGACTCAGAGTAATGCTATACTGAGATACTTATCTGGAAAATTTGGTCTGGATGGAAAGACTGAAGAAGAGAAGATTCGAGTATTTCTAGCTGAGCAACAAATTATTGATCTTCGTGATAATTTGAGCCGATTAACACTCGATGAGAATTTTGAGGAGCTAAAACCGGAATTCATGGCTAGAACTCCATTCCAAATGAAACTGTTCGCTGATTTTCTCGGACAAAGAACTTTCATTTCTGGCGATACAATCACATATGTTGATTTTATGGCTTACGAAATGATTGACTTTTATCACTACTTCATGCCCAAATTTCTTGCAGACTTCCCAACGCTGAGAGATTATAAAGAAAGAATCAGAAATTTACCAGGAATATTGAGATATATCAACTCACCAGTTTTCAAACGTTGGCCTATTTActctaaaaatgctaaatttggaACGCGAGGTCCTGAACCCAAGCAGCTATag
- the LOC129958625 gene encoding glutathione S-transferase-like produces the protein MPKPVVGYWDIRGLAEPIRYLLHYKNVDFEDKKYKVADRQSWEKVKFTLNLDFPNLPYYIDDDVKLTQSVTILRYLAEKYGLDGKTKVEKLRVSLAEQQVIDFRTSIARLSYDPNFEKLKPEFVKRVPVQLKLVADFLGSRKFLAGDSLTYADFMAYDAFDFYLYLVPNGLTDYPTLKEYHQRIRNLPELQAYMKSPQYQRWPIFLPEAQFGGKGPEPKQE, from the coding sequence ATGCCAAAACCTGTAGTAGGATACTGGGATATCCGCGGTCTTGCGGAGCCCATAAGATACCTTCTTCACTACAAAAATGTTGATTtcgaagataaaaaatataaagtggcTGATCGTCAGTCTTGGGAAAAAGTGAAGTTCACTTTAAACTTGGATTTTCCTAACTTACCCTACTACATTGATGACGATGTAAAGCTGACTCAAAGCGTTACCATCTTGAGATACCTGGCAGAAAAATATGGACTTGATGGCAAGACTAAAGTAGAGAAACTCCGTGTGTCTTTAGCCGAGCAACAGGTTATTGATTTCCGTACCAGTATCGCCCGACTCTCTTACGATCCAAATTTCGAAAAACTTAAGCCAGAATTTGTGAAAAGAGTTCCAGTACAGCTGAAATTAGTTGCTGATTTTCTTGGTAGTAGGAAGTTCTTAGCAGGCGACTCACTTACCTATGCTGATTTCATGGCTTATGACGCCTTCGACTTCTATTTGTACCTCGTTCCTAACGGTCTTACTGACTACCCAACTTTGAAAGAGTATCATCAGAGGATTCGAAACTTACCAGAACTTCAAGCATATATGAAATCACCACAGTATCAACGATGGCCCATTTTCTTACCAGAAGCACAGTTTGGAGGTAAAGGTCCAGAACCAAAACAAGAgtga
- the LOC129959113 gene encoding glutathione S-transferase-like: MPKPVVGYWEVRGLAEPIRYLLHYKNVDFEDKRYQLSDREPWEKDKFTLNLDFPNLPYYIDDDVKLTQSVTIMRYLAEKYGLDGKTKAEKLRVSLAEQQVIDFRTSITRLFYDPNFEKLKPEFVKKVPAQLKLVADFLGNRKFLAGDNVTYVDFMAYDALDYYLYLVPNGFADYPALKEYHLRIRNLPELQAYLKSPQYVRWPVVSFHAQFGGKGPEPKQE, from the coding sequence ATGCCAAAACCTGTAGTGGGATACTGGGAAGTCCGTGGTCTTGCAGAGCCCATAAGATACCTTCTTCACTACAAAAATGTTGATTTTGAAGACAAAAGGTATCAATTATCTGACCGTGAACCATGGGAAAAAGATAAGTTCACTCTAAACTTGGATTTCCCGAATTTACCCTACTACATCGACGACGATGTCAAGCTGACTCAAAGCGTCACCATCATGAGATATCTGGCAGAAAAATATGGACTTGATGGCAAGACAAAAGCAGAGAAACTCCGTGTGTCTTTAGCCGAGCAACAGGTAATCGATTTCCGTACCAGTATTACCCGACTCTTCTACGACCCAAATTTCGAAAAACTTAAGCCAGAATTTGTGAAGAAAGTACCAGCACAACTGAAACTAGTTGCTGACTTTCTTGGAAACAGAAAGTTCCTAGCAGGGGACAATGTTACCTACGTTGATTTCATGGCTTATGATGCCCTCGACTACTATTTGTACCTCGTTCCTAACGGTTTTGCCGACTACCCAGCTTTGAAAGAGTATCACCTGAGGATCCGAAACTTACCAGAGCTCCAGGCATATTTGAAATCACCACAGTACGTACGATGGCCCGTTGTCTCTTTTCATGCACAGTTCGGAGGCAAAGGTCCAGAACCAAAACAAGAATGA